The genomic segment TGACAGAACACTCTGGTCACAGTTTTCCAATGACACTGTAGTTTTGCTGCTGTCTTTCTTTAGGAAAGTGGCCAATCAGCAAACTGGATACATTTTTAGTACCAAGTGAGACACAAATATGCCAAAGTAATGGTATGAGATTTGATTTATCTCTTGGAAAGTGCAATAGTAACACAAGAACAAGCAGAACAGGGTGACAATAATAACATGACACCTGAAAGCCAGTTTTGATCAGTAAAAGACAGCAACAGTTTTTTCCTCAACCAAAGGTTTTCTGTCACACAGGGAGGAGCCACTAAAAGTAGGTGAGATATTACAGATACTGGATTATTGGCTTACCCCTGAGCTTCTCCACTACACTACACAAACAGGTAACACAATCACTGCAAATGAAGCCACTACAAAGCCAGTCCTATCAATCATCTGACTGGACTGAGGGTTACATCAATGCAGGCCAACAAAATGCGGGCTGACCTTGTTGAGGATGTAACATCACACCTGAGGAGTCTGAGAGAAAAGGCTGCCTGGAAGAGCCGGGATTATTGCATAACATGCTGCCCATGGCCTGGGGGCAAATAAACACCCATACTGAGAAATTAGAGCAAACCAGAATGTTTATGTGCTCCTGACCTGACACTCATCCACTTGTTTGAACATAGAGATCGGTGATTCTGACAAAGGAACGACAATTGCTTAACAACAGACCTTGTTGATGACTAATTCCCTTCATTAATGCAAATAGGTCATAATAGTTTTGGCTGAACAGTTATCTCTTTCTCCATTTGGGCTGGTAAGTGTTACCAACCTCAAAATATAGACAGTTTATCATGAATACCAGCAGGCACTATGTTGTGTCTGATAGATGCTAATGTTTAGTGTTAGATGCATCAGTGTATCCCTTTGAACTACAActagagtttaaaaaaaacgtTTGAAAGACAAAGATGATCGAATGTATTTGTAACTAGTAGAATGTGTATCTATTTTAGCCCATGTGAACTCGTAAAGCCTCAGTGAATAATGTGAACACACTAAGTGCCCTGTAATTTCATATTCAAGCAGCATTATTTGATTTTGTTGGCCAGTTGGCAGTGGAACAAGCTTTAAACTCAATACTAATATCATATCACCTTATTAAGTTGATATATATCAGCAAAGAACTGCTGAATCACCTAGCAGTCACAGcgcaacattagcattcatttggaatcCTGTTTCTGTGCACCCAGCAAATGGAAGTCCACTCTtcgtttttctgttttggtctccacacATATCTGGCAGATATCTGGCTCTTTTGCTGCTGTGTGGTGCTAGGCAGGTAGCATACAGGGCTATTAGTTTTAGTGAGCTTTTACACTGCAGCTGAAGTCTACTGTGGTTGGGAACCAGTctgatgagagctgtgagactgaACCATACAATATAATAATTTGCTGCAGAGATGAGGCCAACTGGttataattctctgtgggttcattaCTATCAGTGACCCATTCACAGTGCATATGGTCAACCTAGTCATTAACATCAAAATATTGACTAGTGCAGCTTTGAATCATATGAATAATGCTTTAAGATGATCATCATCTTTCAAAGATGTTAATTCTCATAAACACTAATAAGCACATCACTCAAACACAGTCTTAACCAAATGTTTTTGTAGTTCACTAAATTCACACTCATCAGATATTTTAGCACATAAGAGTGTCTAAGGTTTACTTTTCAAATTCTATATTAGCTGAAAAAAGAGACTTATTTTACTTACGTGTTTTCCATAGGTTTATTTGCACTTACCACAAACAGGTAAAGGAAGAACATGACACAATCAGTTGTCACCTATATATACCATGAGTGAGAAAACATTGTGACCGTTTTTCTAATACAAACACTAATTCATACTGACTAGTAAAAATCAACCAAATACATCATTAACCAAAACAtcacattcagtttttaattcaaaaagtttaattaatgtcacaaaacagaaattcaAAGTTTAGGTTTGACTGAATCAGTGTAGTCCTGTGAAATACATTAAACAGTTACAAGCAAGCACATACTGTGATACATGGACATACCTATAGCACTACCATATTTATAGACATATGAGAGATATCTTAATGCAAATCACTACTACTACTTACTGAACATGAGTCATTTTGAAATAGGATGTCAGACACAGGGTTAATAGCCTAAAGATAAGATATAATCCCTTCATCTAAAGGGCCTTTGTTATTCACAGTATTAGACAACAGCACTTGTGTGACTAAAAGGTAGTCAAGAGGTTGAAGCAGGATCACTTCATTGTTAAGGCCCTGGCtggtaaaattgcaaaattagTTGCTTACGTATTTGCGCGAGCACcaacacacaaatgacaaagtTACAGCTATATGCCGCCAATCAAATTAAAGTAAACTGTAGAGCAGCTGTAAACATGGAATGTTTCAAACTCAAGAGTATAACAGTCATCTGGTGTTTACACATTTCAAAGTGCCTGAATAGTACAGCAATAagcctcagctctgcagagacaaaaagagaaacagctggCAAAAAAAGACCAGACCGGAAGTGGAACAGTGACACTGATTAGATGGCACAGATTGGACTATTTTCTTCAGCAATAATGGCTGAATATCTGTCTCCACATTTTAGGGAATAAGCACTACCTCATGCAAAAGGGTCATCTACAAAGTGCAGCGACACCATGTGTCATACTGGTGCTTTTATTTATGGGTGTCTCATATTAACTGATGATTGTACTCAAAGTTGTACATTCATTTCTAAGGCAAATGTATGACAAAATTAATTTAACAAAAGACAACCAGACAGGAAAAATTACTCATCAGTTTTAGACTTCATACACTGATACTCAATGGCTTTGCACTGGATTTAGTTGAAGTTGGTAGTGGTGATATGAAGTGTGTTGTATATCTGGGatgtagaaaacagaaaactggtTTATAGAAAACAAATCAGTCAACTCATCTCAACATCTTGGCTCTCCACTGCAAGGGCACTACACTACATTCTAAGAGTCgcaaaaaaatgttgttgtctTGTTCTGTCTGTGCCATGAGAGAGTTGGGAACAATCTAACAGCTAATTTTTCAAGACTATTATTTCTGACTGtgactaaatgacaaaatatattGTGGGAGCAGCGGCAATAGACTTCTGCCCTTTGTATTTGTCCTCCTGTGATGGACAGTACAGTTTACTTGCCCAACAACAGGACATCATTATCTCAGGCGCTCATTATCAGTAGCGCACAAACTACAACAACTGTTTCCTGAAGTAAGCCTGAAAGAGGTGAAAGCTGAAAGCCTAAATGATTGAGGGGGCTTGTTTATGCACGCTGAGATAATTAGAGAGACAGGAACTCTCCCTTGATGGCACAGTTCCTTTCAGGCTGAGGTTTGTGGCCTTCTAGATCTTGCCAgataacagcacagagaaaagaaaagtcacCACTGAGCCTTCATGCAAACTTTGAATCACCTTTGTTTGGGCTAAAGCTTTGATCCGAGGCCACAGCTTCAGATTTCTGCCTGTTCTTTGGTGTAACCACTATCTGACTGAAAGGCAGAGAGGAATATACTCCTTATCAAACTGCAGCAGGCATGTGAAAAAGTAAGGGGGTGCACTGGCCTTAAGGCAAGTTGTGAACAGTATTACTATCAACTCTTTTCCACATAAGcatcaaaatgaaaagcagcaagAGTTCAGGTGTTGCCCTACAAAACAGTGCAAGGTTTCTTGTCCTTGAAAGGGTTTTCTGAAGCGGGGACGCCCATGAGCAGCGGATCATTCTTGGCGTGTTCTCCACAGTAGCGCATCAGGTCTGATGAAGCCTTGGACACCTGCAAAGAAATCAATCCACACACTGATCCACCTTGACCTACATGTAGCAGAAGCAGACCACTCAGGGTGAATGACTATGAATATAAGCGCACCTTTATCCTCTCGATGCTGGCCTCTAtcctcagctgctgcactgtCCGCCTGGCCTGAGCTATGCTACTGGAGCTCTGCATTTTTGATGACATTGCAGTTTTGGGACAGCTGTGCTCAAACctgtgcaagaaaaaaaacctcacttACTACATGTACGTTAATTAGTGTAGAGATGAAGTTGGTATTTGTACAAAGGCAACCAACCAAGTCACAGTGTAATAGCTCTATTGGCAATAAGTTGTTCCCAGAGGGTTAGAGAAGGTCAGACTGCTGCTTAAAATACTGCTGAGGCTATTCATGACATGATACAAGGTTCAAAAAAGGTTCACTTAGATTTGATGTATTGATATTATATAGTAATTACTGTTGTTACCTAATCTATAAATCAAGGCTTGAAAACTGCTTGTAATTGTTCGCATTTAAGTGACACATGAACATGAGGAGATGAAGTCCAACCAATT from the Lates calcarifer isolate ASB-BC8 linkage group LG17, TLL_Latcal_v3, whole genome shotgun sequence genome contains:
- the gng12b gene encoding guanine nucleotide-binding protein G(I)/G(S)/G(O) subunit gamma-12, with protein sequence MSSKMQSSSSIAQARRTVQQLRIEASIERIKVSKASSDLMRYCGEHAKNDPLLMGVPASENPFKDKKPCTVL